The uncultured Sunxiuqinia sp. genome contains a region encoding:
- a CDS encoding GntR family transcriptional regulator, translating to MEFHAQKAIFLQIADLLTDGIMEEKWKVDERIPSVREFATSLEVNPNTVMRAYSYLQDQEIIANKRGIGFFVSPNANHKIIAIKREEFIKLEVPRISKMMKLLDLSFDELKKLISDIE from the coding sequence ATGGAATTCCATGCACAAAAAGCAATCTTTCTTCAAATTGCTGATCTGCTAACCGATGGCATTATGGAGGAAAAATGGAAAGTTGATGAACGCATCCCTTCGGTTCGGGAATTTGCAACATCGCTTGAAGTGAACCCAAACACGGTAATGCGTGCATATTCCTATTTGCAGGATCAAGAGATCATCGCCAATAAAAGGGGGATTGGATTTTTTGTATCACCGAACGCCAATCATAAAATCATTGCAATAAAGAGAGAAGAGTTCATTAAACTTGAAGTTCCGAGAATTTCAAAAATGATGAAATTATTAGACCTATCCTTTGACGAACTGAAAAAACTCATCAGCGATATTGAATGA
- a CDS encoding ABC transporter ATP-binding protein: MTVIEIKNLSFYYSRKRPVYSDLSLKIEKGSVSAILGLNGAGKTTLFNLIAGFLIPKEGSCKVSYYESSKRSPEMLQELFMVSDISEFPNMVIDKFCKLYADFYPRFDYNLFTNCLAEFNLSSKQSLKHLSLGEKRKVMLSFALATRCKLLLFDEPTNGLDIPSKSTFRKMIAANLEEDQTILLATHQVRDLGNLMDRIIIEHQGKIILNETTDQISEKLLFGVKVTDVNPNDLFYSDENVASNECVAINRNSHSSKLDIEQLFNAAISDPQKISLVFNS; this comes from the coding sequence ATGACTGTGATTGAAATTAAAAATCTTAGCTTTTATTATTCCCGAAAAAGACCCGTCTATAGCGATCTAAGTCTGAAAATAGAAAAAGGTTCTGTTTCTGCTATTTTAGGTTTAAACGGAGCGGGAAAAACCACCTTGTTCAACCTAATTGCAGGATTTCTTATTCCGAAGGAGGGAAGCTGCAAAGTATCCTATTATGAATCTTCGAAACGTAGTCCGGAGATGCTTCAAGAACTATTTATGGTGTCAGATATCAGTGAGTTTCCGAACATGGTTATTGATAAGTTCTGTAAACTATATGCTGACTTCTACCCCAGATTCGACTATAACTTATTTACAAACTGTCTGGCTGAGTTCAACCTCTCCTCCAAACAATCATTAAAACATTTGTCGCTTGGTGAAAAACGGAAAGTGATGTTGAGTTTTGCTTTAGCCACCCGCTGTAAGCTATTGTTATTCGATGAGCCCACCAATGGCCTGGATATCCCATCGAAATCAACTTTCCGCAAAATGATTGCTGCAAATCTTGAAGAAGATCAAACCATTTTATTGGCTACTCATCAGGTTCGGGATTTGGGCAACCTCATGGACAGGATTATCATTGAACATCAGGGGAAAATAATTTTGAATGAAACCACAGATCAGATTTCTGAAAAACTATTGTTTGGAGTAAAAGTGACAGATGTCAATCCCAACGACTTGTTCTATTCAGATGAAAATGTTGCTTCCAATGAGTGTGTCGCAATAAACCGCAATAGTCACTCAAGTAAACTGGACATAGAGCAACTATTTAATGCGGCAATTTCAGATCCCCAAAAAATATCATTGGTTTTTAACTCTTAA
- the metG gene encoding methionine--tRNA ligase gives MTSYKRTLITSALPYANGPVHIGHLAGVYVPADIYARYLRLKNEEVLLIGGSDEHGVPITLKAKNEGVTPQDIVDKYHGMIKDSFQRFGISFDVYSRTSSKIHHETAAGFFKKLYDEGKFVEQTSEQYYDEENKQFLADRYIVGTCPKCSFDNAYGDQCESCGTSLSPTELINPKSMISGNTPVLKETKHWYLPLDQYEPWLKEWILEGHKEWKSNVYGQCKSWIDSGLNPRAVTRDLNWGVPVPIDEAEGKVLYVWFDAPIGYISATKELTPDWEKWWKDEETKMLHFIGKDNIVFHCIIFPTMLKAEGSYNLPENVPANEFLNLEGDKISTSRNWAVWLHEYLEEFPGKEDVLKYTLTANAPETKDNDFTWKDFQARNNNELVAVLGNFVNRALVLTQKYYNGEVPALGELNEVDQATLAEIGKLKTEVEKSLDNYRFREALKLAMDLARLGNKYLADEEPWKVFKTDPERVKTVMNICLQITANLTIMLKPFLPFSMDKLCGFINFDKLDWSELGRTDLLPAGHQTNKPELLFEKIEDATIESQVQKLLDTKKANEVAEAVAKPAKDNCTFDDFMKMDIRTATILEAEPVAKTKKLMKILVDTGIDKRTVVSGIAKYYKAEEIIGKQVSVLVNLEPRKLRGIESQGMILMAEDADGTLKFVSPESSVKNGSEVR, from the coding sequence ATGACATCATACAAACGTACTTTAATTACTTCTGCCCTGCCTTATGCTAATGGGCCCGTGCACATTGGTCACCTGGCCGGGGTTTATGTTCCGGCTGATATTTATGCCCGTTATCTTCGGCTGAAAAACGAAGAGGTTTTGCTCATTGGTGGCTCTGATGAACACGGTGTTCCCATTACCCTGAAAGCAAAAAACGAAGGTGTTACTCCGCAAGATATCGTGGACAAATACCACGGAATGATTAAAGATTCGTTCCAGCGTTTTGGGATTTCGTTTGATGTTTATTCACGAACCAGTTCCAAAATTCATCATGAAACAGCAGCCGGATTTTTCAAGAAGTTGTACGACGAAGGTAAGTTTGTAGAGCAAACCAGCGAACAATATTACGACGAAGAAAACAAGCAGTTTTTAGCCGACCGCTACATCGTGGGAACCTGCCCCAAATGTTCGTTCGACAACGCTTATGGCGACCAATGCGAGAGTTGCGGAACATCGTTGAGTCCAACCGAACTGATCAACCCAAAATCGATGATTAGTGGTAACACACCAGTTTTGAAAGAAACCAAACACTGGTACCTGCCACTCGACCAATACGAACCCTGGTTGAAAGAATGGATTTTGGAAGGTCACAAAGAGTGGAAGTCGAATGTATACGGGCAATGCAAAAGCTGGATCGACAGTGGACTGAACCCGCGTGCCGTAACCCGCGACCTGAATTGGGGCGTGCCTGTGCCTATTGACGAAGCCGAAGGAAAAGTGCTGTACGTGTGGTTTGATGCCCCGATTGGCTATATTTCGGCCACCAAAGAACTGACACCCGATTGGGAAAAATGGTGGAAAGATGAAGAAACTAAAATGCTGCATTTCATCGGAAAAGACAATATTGTTTTCCACTGCATTATTTTCCCAACCATGTTGAAAGCCGAAGGAAGCTACAACTTACCTGAGAATGTACCGGCCAACGAATTTCTCAACCTGGAAGGCGATAAGATTTCGACTTCACGCAACTGGGCCGTTTGGTTGCACGAGTATCTGGAAGAATTCCCCGGAAAAGAAGATGTATTGAAATACACCTTGACCGCTAACGCTCCGGAAACCAAAGACAATGACTTTACCTGGAAAGATTTTCAGGCCCGCAACAACAACGAACTGGTGGCTGTGCTTGGTAACTTTGTAAACCGCGCACTGGTACTGACTCAAAAGTATTACAATGGCGAAGTTCCTGCTTTGGGAGAGTTGAATGAAGTGGATCAGGCCACTTTAGCCGAAATTGGCAAACTTAAAACTGAAGTAGAAAAAAGTCTGGACAACTACCGTTTCCGCGAAGCACTGAAATTAGCCATGGACTTGGCGCGTTTGGGTAACAAATACCTGGCCGACGAAGAGCCTTGGAAGGTGTTTAAAACCGATCCGGAACGTGTAAAAACGGTGATGAATATCTGCTTGCAAATTACCGCCAACCTGACCATCATGCTAAAGCCGTTTCTACCTTTCAGCATGGATAAGCTTTGTGGCTTTATCAACTTTGATAAACTGGATTGGAGCGAGCTGGGCCGAACAGATTTATTGCCTGCCGGGCACCAAACCAACAAACCGGAGTTGTTGTTCGAAAAAATTGAAGACGCCACCATTGAATCACAGGTTCAAAAATTGCTGGACACTAAAAAAGCAAACGAAGTAGCTGAAGCTGTAGCCAAACCGGCAAAAGATAATTGCACATTTGACGATTTTATGAAAATGGACATTCGCACGGCGACCATTTTAGAAGCTGAGCCGGTTGCTAAAACCAAGAAATTGATGAAGATTTTGGTGGATACCGGAATCGATAAACGCACGGTAGTTTCCGGAATTGCCAAATATTACAAAGCTGAAGAAATTATCGGCAAGCAGGTTTCGGTACTCGTTAACCTGGAACCCCGTAAATTACGTGGTATCGAATCACAGGGAATGATTCTGATGGCTGAAGATGCCGATGGAACACTGAAGTTTGTCTCTCCGGAAAGCTCGGTTAAAAATGGATCAGAAGTAAGATAA